In a single window of the Prochlorococcus marinus XMU1412 genome:
- a CDS encoding UDP-N-acetylmuramoyl-L-alanyl-D-glutamate--2,6-diaminopimelate ligase has protein sequence MRSIKLHKLLDLVGIIPSLDLINHEINNISFNSKEVQKGTLFLGMPGLNVDGGKYCIEAIENGAEAAIIGSAAKEKIGSIDLERILVIEDNLDYLFGQIVAEFWNRPSRKLKLIGVTGTNGKTTITFLLEYLLKKLGKKTALFGTLLNRWPGFSEVALHTTDFADKLQKKLNAAVEAESEFAILEVSSHSIAQNRISGCEFEAAIFTNLTQDHLDYHPDMESYFQTKKKLFFPPYLKEKDGICVLNHDDHWISKLSSDLKKRSLLVSTKITESEFENDDFFFVTDKKFTESGSTCIFHTPREKIQLFVPLVGEFNLMNAIQAITILYKLNFSLKDLSKLIQSFPGAPGRMEKIQIDDNDVSRSLPTVIVDYAHTPDGLKKVLQSIKKLCEGKLITVFGCGGDRDRSKRPLMGSIAEELSDQLFITSDNPRSEEPQKIVNDILMGIKKREKITIEIDRFKAINESIKFANKKDIVLIAGKGHEDYQILNDKVINFDDRKIAYKLLKEKNKSQ, from the coding sequence ATGAGATCTATAAAATTACATAAACTTTTAGATTTGGTAGGAATTATTCCTTCATTAGATTTAATCAATCACGAAATCAATAATATTTCTTTTAACTCTAAAGAAGTACAAAAAGGAACTTTATTTTTAGGTATGCCTGGTTTAAATGTTGATGGAGGAAAATATTGTATTGAGGCAATTGAAAATGGTGCAGAGGCTGCCATTATTGGGTCTGCTGCAAAAGAGAAAATTGGATCTATTGATCTAGAAAGGATTTTGGTTATAGAGGATAATTTAGATTATTTGTTTGGTCAAATAGTCGCTGAGTTTTGGAATAGGCCTTCAAGAAAACTTAAACTTATTGGTGTTACTGGTACAAATGGAAAAACCACAATTACTTTTTTATTGGAATATCTTTTAAAAAAATTAGGGAAAAAGACTGCATTATTTGGGACCTTGCTCAATAGATGGCCTGGCTTTTCAGAAGTGGCTCTTCATACAACTGATTTCGCCGATAAACTCCAAAAGAAATTAAATGCTGCTGTTGAGGCAGAATCTGAATTCGCGATATTAGAGGTAAGTTCTCATTCTATTGCGCAAAACAGGATATCAGGATGCGAATTTGAGGCGGCTATTTTTACTAATTTAACTCAAGATCATCTTGATTATCACCCAGATATGGAATCATATTTTCAAACAAAAAAAAAATTATTTTTCCCACCTTACTTAAAAGAAAAAGATGGGATTTGTGTATTAAATCATGATGACCATTGGATATCTAAATTATCATCTGATCTTAAAAAAAGATCTTTATTAGTCTCTACAAAGATTACTGAAAGTGAATTTGAAAATGATGATTTTTTTTTCGTAACAGATAAAAAATTTACTGAAAGTGGTTCCACTTGTATTTTCCATACACCTAGGGAAAAAATTCAACTTTTTGTTCCACTTGTTGGTGAATTTAATTTAATGAATGCGATTCAAGCAATAACAATTTTGTATAAACTGAATTTTTCTTTAAAAGATTTATCAAAGTTAATACAATCTTTCCCTGGTGCTCCTGGGAGAATGGAGAAAATACAAATTGATGATAATGACGTTTCAAGATCTCTTCCAACAGTAATTGTTGATTATGCCCACACTCCTGATGGATTAAAAAAAGTTTTGCAATCAATTAAAAAACTTTGTGAAGGGAAACTAATAACTGTTTTTGGCTGTGGCGGAGATCGTGATCGTAGTAAAAGGCCTTTGATGGGATCAATAGCTGAAGAGTTGTCTGATCAACTTTTTATAACTTCAGATAATCCAAGATCAGAAGAACCCCAAAAGATAGTAAATGATATTTTGATGGGTATAAAAAAAAGAGAAAAAATAACAATTGAAATTGATAGATTTAAAGCAATAAATGAATCTATTAAATTTGCCAATAAAAAAGATATTGTTTTAATTGCAGGAAAAGGACATGAAGACTACCAAATTCTCAATGATAAAGTTATTAATTTTGATGATAGAAAAATAGCTTATAAATTATTAAAAGAAAAAAATAAATCTCAATAA
- a CDS encoding SDR family NAD(P)-dependent oxidoreductase, whose protein sequence is MKGLALVVGAGGIGTQLAKDLNESEKDLDVVLCGRKSEFNPFWELDIEDSQSLLQLKNKILNHPSKLRLVVNATGRLHSDSLQPEKRLQHLDKKNMMESFSINAFSPILLAKAIEEFIPKDFDFNFASISARVGSIGDNQTGGWYSYRAAKSAQNQFFKSLSIEWARRFPKAAITLLHPGTVDTDLSRPFHRFVPEHKLFSKEKSSQFLINIIKNQSPESTGKFIAWDNSEIPW, encoded by the coding sequence ATGAAAGGCTTAGCCTTAGTTGTAGGCGCAGGTGGAATTGGAACACAACTAGCTAAAGATCTGAATGAAAGTGAAAAAGATTTAGATGTTGTTTTGTGTGGAAGAAAAAGTGAATTTAATCCTTTTTGGGAATTAGATATAGAGGATTCTCAATCCCTTTTGCAGTTGAAAAATAAAATATTAAATCATCCTTCAAAATTAAGGCTAGTTGTTAATGCTACAGGTAGACTTCATAGTGATTCTCTTCAACCAGAAAAAAGATTACAACATCTTGATAAAAAAAATATGATGGAAAGTTTTTCAATTAATGCCTTTTCTCCTATTTTATTAGCTAAAGCGATTGAAGAATTTATACCAAAAGATTTTGATTTTAATTTTGCAAGTATAAGTGCAAGAGTTGGTAGTATTGGAGATAATCAAACAGGAGGTTGGTATTCATATAGAGCTGCAAAATCTGCGCAAAATCAGTTTTTTAAATCTTTAAGTATTGAATGGGCTAGACGTTTCCCAAAGGCTGCTATCACATTGCTTCATCCAGGAACAGTAGATACTGATTTATCTAGACCTTTTCATAGATTTGTTCCAGAACATAAATTATTTAGTAAAGAAAAATCCTCCCAATTCTTGATCAATATTATTAAAAATCAATCACCAGAATCTACAGGAAAATTTATTGCATGGGACAACTCGGAGATACCTTGGTAG
- a CDS encoding aminotransferase class V-fold PLP-dependent enzyme, which produces MRNNLRDQIPALKNKYYFNYGGQGPLPKSSLEAIVKTWEIIQDLGPFTNDMWPFIYKEILTTKRIIAQKLGVNSKNVAFTENISSGMILPFWGIKVKEGEELLISDCEHPGVVAASREFCRRNKLIFKILPIQKIKNLNDENIILEILKNLNSKTKILIISHILWNFGYKIPLKQISIELKNNRENSYLLVDGAQTFGHINIEKEVFYADLYSITSHKWACGPEGLGAIYVSDRFILETDPTIIGWKSLKKEQGIYEPSDNLFHDDARKFEIATSCIPLLAGLRNSLDLLDKDCHEKEKNKTIKKLSGKLWDELNQSKGVELVLEKKYLNGIVSFNIENIKDKDKYVKKLGEKKIWIRVLEDPKWFRACIHQMTTEAEIDLLAREIKKILT; this is translated from the coding sequence ATGAGAAATAATCTAAGAGATCAAATACCCGCATTAAAAAATAAGTATTATTTCAACTATGGCGGTCAAGGACCATTACCAAAATCTTCTCTAGAAGCAATAGTTAAAACTTGGGAAATTATCCAAGATTTAGGACCATTTACCAATGATATGTGGCCTTTTATTTACAAAGAAATATTGACAACAAAAAGAATCATTGCGCAAAAATTAGGTGTCAATTCAAAGAATGTAGCTTTTACCGAAAATATCTCTTCCGGTATGATTTTGCCCTTTTGGGGAATAAAAGTAAAAGAGGGAGAAGAGTTGTTAATAAGTGACTGTGAACATCCTGGAGTAGTGGCTGCAAGTCGAGAATTTTGCAGAAGAAATAAATTAATATTCAAAATTTTGCCAATCCAAAAAATTAAAAATCTAAACGACGAAAATATAATTTTAGAGATTTTGAAAAATCTAAATAGTAAGACTAAGATCCTAATTATTTCTCATATCTTATGGAACTTTGGATATAAAATTCCTTTAAAACAAATTTCTATCGAATTAAAAAATAATCGAGAAAACTCTTATTTACTTGTTGATGGTGCTCAAACCTTTGGGCACATAAATATTGAAAAAGAAGTTTTTTATGCTGATTTATATTCAATAACTTCTCACAAATGGGCATGTGGACCAGAAGGACTTGGAGCCATTTATGTCTCAGATAGATTTATTCTTGAAACAGATCCAACAATAATTGGTTGGAAATCTTTAAAAAAAGAACAAGGCATTTATGAGCCTTCAGATAATCTTTTTCATGATGATGCAAGAAAATTTGAAATAGCTACCTCTTGTATTCCTTTACTTGCTGGGCTTCGGAATTCTTTAGATCTTTTGGATAAAGACTGCCATGAAAAAGAAAAAAACAAAACTATCAAAAAATTAAGTGGAAAACTTTGGGATGAATTAAATCAATCAAAGGGTGTTGAATTAGTTTTAGAAAAAAAATATTTAAACGGGATTGTTAGTTTTAATATCGAAAATATTAAAGATAAGGATAAATATGTAAAGAAACTTGGAGAAAAGAAAATTTGGATTAGAGTTTTAGAAGATCCAAAATGGTTTAGAGCATGCATACATCAAATGACTACAGAAGCTGAGATTGATTTACTTGCTAGAGAAATAAAAAAAATATTGACTTAA
- a CDS encoding methyltransferase domain-containing protein, whose product MSESCCNTNTSNKAPNQFDHKDAIQERYGSAAQEKESCLCTPVGFDPVLLEAIPQEVIERDYGCGDPTKYVQKNDIVLDLGSGSGKNAFICAQIVGKEGKVIGVDQNPDMLSLSRSASKEVTKNIGFNNTEFLEGSIEKLDELDKDLNPLIADKSVDIILSNCVLNLVSPVSRNNLLNNIKRVLNDNGRIAISDIVSNKKIPLRLQNDHDLWTGCISGAWYEPEFISDFKEVGFKNLKFVERSAEPWKVIEDIEFRTVTLVGNI is encoded by the coding sequence ATGTCTGAAAGTTGCTGTAATACAAACACATCGAATAAAGCACCTAATCAATTCGATCATAAAGATGCGATTCAAGAAAGATATGGCTCAGCGGCACAAGAAAAAGAAAGTTGTCTTTGTACACCAGTTGGGTTTGATCCCGTTTTACTAGAAGCGATTCCTCAAGAGGTTATAGAAAGAGACTATGGGTGTGGTGATCCAACAAAATATGTTCAAAAAAATGATATAGTCTTAGATCTTGGAAGTGGTAGCGGCAAAAATGCTTTCATTTGTGCCCAAATTGTTGGGAAAGAAGGGAAAGTTATTGGAGTTGATCAGAATCCTGACATGCTTTCTTTATCAAGATCAGCATCTAAAGAAGTTACAAAAAATATAGGTTTCAACAATACAGAATTTCTAGAAGGTTCAATTGAAAAACTTGATGAATTAGATAAAGATTTAAATCCATTAATCGCAGATAAATCAGTTGATATTATTTTAAGTAATTGCGTTTTAAACTTGGTAAGTCCAGTATCTAGAAATAACCTTCTTAATAACATAAAACGAGTTTTAAACGATAATGGAAGAATTGCAATTAGCGATATCGTCTCTAACAAAAAAATTCCTTTAAGATTGCAAAATGATCATGATTTATGGACAGGCTGTATTAGTGGAGCATGGTATGAGCCAGAGTTTATAAGTGATTTTAAAGAAGTAGGATTTAAAAATTTAAAATTTGTAGAAAGGAGTGCTGAACCTTGGAAAGTAATTGAGGATATTGAATTTAGAACAGTAACTTTAGTGGGCAATATTTAA
- a CDS encoding DUF4278 domain-containing protein has protein sequence MTTLTYRGKNYVQNKEAAKKQLVELTYRRNVYTNRMDDASSSNEKAELNYRGVNYTK, from the coding sequence ATGACTACTTTAACTTACAGAGGTAAAAACTACGTTCAAAACAAAGAAGCTGCTAAAAAGCAACTTGTTGAACTTACCTACAGAAGAAACGTATACACCAACAGAATGGATGACGCTTCTTCAAGTAATGAAAAAGCAGAATTAAATTACAGAGGTGTTAATTACACTAAATAA
- a CDS encoding NifU family protein gives MSTETLSLTNDNVEKVLDELRPFLISDGGNVEIAEIDGPIVKVRLQGACGSCPSSTMTLKMGIERKLKEMIPEISEVVQVL, from the coding sequence ATGAGTACTGAAACACTCTCTCTGACAAACGACAATGTGGAAAAAGTCCTTGACGAGCTAAGACCTTTTTTAATTTCTGATGGAGGTAATGTAGAGATTGCAGAAATAGATGGTCCAATTGTCAAAGTCAGACTTCAAGGAGCATGTGGTAGTTGCCCAAGTAGCACTATGACTCTCAAAATGGGTATTGAAAGAAAGTTAAAAGAAATGATTCCTGAAATAAGCGAAGTTGTCCAAGTTTTATAA
- a CDS encoding malate:quinone oxidoreductase codes for MTSSKNPTNYNSYFDAVLVGAGIMSSTLALLISEVLPDIKFLIIEKLNAPGSESTGAFNNAGTGHAANCELNYTPLDEKGNLKIDKALSINRSFEKSMSLWASLYETGKIDIEKFLKFIPHISFVSGQDNISFLKKRFKKMTENPEFIDMEFSTSFDEISSWAPLITKDRNPSTQIAATRIGRGTDINFEALTKEYLSLVSLNKNVEIRYKTELVDLEKIDKKQWELEISSEGRKTSIRTGYVFLGAGGKTINYLQKSKIPEAKSYGGFPVSGKWLICEKKDLTEKHNSKVYGKADIGSPPMSVPHLDTRWIDNKKLLLYGPFAGFTTKFLKQSSYFDLFSSIKKNNIFSMLDVGFKNNDLINYLISQSLKNHNSRVENLKNMMPSANPSDWYLKNAGQRVQIIKKTEGGGSLKFGTEIVNSSDGSLSALLGASPGASTAVSIMVEVLEKSVLFLNDKHNLQKKINDLIHPELSVSENYSTFIKEIKKRNNSIFGFHP; via the coding sequence GTGACTTCATCTAAAAATCCCACTAATTACAATAGTTACTTTGATGCAGTCTTAGTAGGAGCAGGGATAATGAGTAGTACTTTAGCCCTCCTAATTTCAGAAGTTTTACCAGATATAAAATTTCTTATTATAGAAAAATTAAATGCTCCAGGAAGTGAAAGTACTGGCGCTTTTAATAATGCAGGTACAGGACATGCCGCTAATTGCGAATTAAACTATACCCCTTTAGATGAAAAAGGAAATCTAAAAATAGATAAAGCGCTCTCAATAAATCGTTCTTTTGAAAAATCCATGTCTTTATGGGCCTCATTGTATGAAACAGGGAAAATTGATATTGAGAAGTTTCTAAAATTTATTCCTCATATTAGCTTTGTTTCTGGTCAGGATAATATTTCTTTTTTAAAAAAAAGATTTAAGAAAATGACCGAAAATCCTGAATTTATCGATATGGAATTTTCTACATCTTTTGATGAAATTTCATCATGGGCTCCTCTAATAACAAAAGATAGAAATCCATCTACTCAAATTGCTGCTACCAGAATAGGTAGAGGAACTGATATTAATTTTGAGGCTTTAACTAAAGAGTATTTGTCATTAGTTTCCTTAAACAAAAATGTTGAAATTAGATACAAAACAGAATTAGTAGATTTAGAGAAAATTGATAAAAAACAATGGGAACTAGAAATAAGTTCTGAAGGTAGAAAAACTTCAATTAGAACTGGCTACGTTTTTCTTGGTGCTGGTGGAAAAACAATTAACTATTTACAAAAATCAAAAATTCCAGAAGCAAAAAGTTATGGTGGATTTCCTGTTAGTGGGAAATGGCTTATTTGCGAGAAAAAAGATCTAACAGAAAAACATAACTCAAAAGTTTATGGTAAAGCTGATATTGGATCGCCCCCAATGTCTGTGCCTCATTTAGACACCAGATGGATTGATAATAAAAAACTTCTTTTATATGGACCTTTTGCTGGATTTACTACGAAATTTCTAAAACAAAGTTCATACTTTGACTTATTTAGTTCAATTAAAAAGAATAATATTTTTTCTATGTTAGACGTTGGTTTCAAGAACAACGATTTAATTAATTACCTAATATCACAATCATTAAAGAACCATAACTCAAGAGTTGAGAATTTAAAGAATATGATGCCATCAGCTAATCCTTCTGATTGGTATTTAAAGAATGCTGGTCAAAGAGTCCAAATAATTAAAAAAACTGAAGGTGGTGGTTCTTTGAAATTTGGAACTGAGATTGTAAATTCATCTGATGGATCATTATCTGCTTTGTTGGGAGCCTCTCCAGGAGCAAGTACTGCGGTTTCAATTATGGTTGAGGTTCTAGAAAAATCTGTTTTATTTTTAAACGATAAGCATAATCTTCAGAAAAAAATAAATGACTTAATTCATCCAGAACTATCAGTCTCTGAAAATTACAGTACCTTCATAAAAGAAATTAAAAAAAGAAATAATTCCATTTTTGGTTTCCATCCATAA